In one window of Bos mutus isolate GX-2022 chromosome 13, NWIPB_WYAK_1.1, whole genome shotgun sequence DNA:
- the LOC106701625 gene encoding heterogeneous nuclear ribonucleoprotein A1-like, giving the protein MSKSESPKEPEQLRKLFIGGLSFETTDESLRSHFEQRGTLTDCVVMRDPNTKRSRGFGFVTYATVEEVDAAMNARPHKVDGRVVEPKRAVSREDSQRPGAHLTVKKIFVGGIKEDTEEHHLRDYFEQYRKIEVIEIMTDRGSGKKRGFAFVTFDDHDSVDKIVIQKYHTVNGHNCEVRKALSKQEMASASSSQRGRSGSGNFGGGRGGGFGGNDNFGRGGNFSGRGGFGGSRGGGGYGGSGDGYNGFGNDGSNFGGGGSYNDFGNYNNQSSNFGPMKGGNFGGRSSGPYGDGGQYFAKP; this is encoded by the coding sequence ATGTCTAAATCAGAGTCTCCCAAAGAGCCCGAACAGCTGCGGAAGCTCTTCATCGGAGGATTGAGCTTTGAAACAACCGATGAGAGTCTGAGGAGCCATTTTGAGCAACGGGGAACACTCACAGACTGTGTGGTAATGAGGGATCCAAACACCAAGCGCTCCAGAGGCTTCGGGTTTGTCACATACGCCACGGTGGAGGAGGTGGATGCGGCCATGAATGCAAGGCCACACAAGGTGGACGGAAGAGTTGTGGAACCAAAGAGGGCCGTCTCAAGAGAAGATTCTCAAAGACCTGGTGCCCACTTAACTGTGAAAAAGATTTTTGTTGGTGGCATTAAAGAAGACACTGAAGAACATCACCTGAGAGATTATTTTGAACAGTACAGGAAAATTGAAGTAATTGAAATCATGACTGACCGAGGCAGTGGCAAAAAGAGAGGCTTTGCTTTTGTAACCTTTGATGACCATGACTCCGTAGACAAGATTGTCATTCAGAAATACCACACTGTGAATGGCCACAACTGTGAAGTGAGAAAAGCCCTGTCTAAGCAAGAGAtggctagtgcttcatccagccagagaGGTCGAAGTGGTTCTGGAAACTTTGGTGGCGGTCGTGGAGGTGGTTTTGGTGGGAATGACAACTTTGGTCGTGGAGGAAACTTCAGTGGTCGAGGTGGCTTTGGTGGCAGCCGTGGTGGTGGCGGATATGGTGGCAGTGGGGATGGATATAATGGATTTGGTAATGACGGAAGCAATTTTGGAGGTGGCGGAAGCTACAATGATTTTGGCAATTACAACAATCAATCTTCAAATTTTGGACCCATGAAAGGAGGAAACTTTGGAGGCAGAAGTTCTGGCCCCTATGGTGATGGAGGCCAATACTTTGCCAAACCATGA